One Erythrobacter aureus DNA segment encodes these proteins:
- a CDS encoding nucleoside triphosphate pyrophosphohydrolase family protein, producing the protein MSENSDSGTFLLADYIQKIAATDGMKSDIRPVLFGLFGEVGGIMATAKKHHREGNAYYGYQLAVEEEFGDTLWYLAAVCRRVEINLEEIFAEVISGTGYTSVIAASDLTTGSISRIISPKVVRAIDDALLSLGQAAANLLVIGEEANDPKPLLVDFVDHYLKALEVAQLSFAQIARSNLKKTVGRFVAPNSAHLPMFDSGFLEEEQLPEKFEIEIRERATGRSYLRWNNVFIGDPLTDNIGDPDGYRFHDVFHFAHAAILHWSPVMRALIKQKRKSVPDFDEAQDSGRAIVVEEGLTAWIFSRAKDLEFFEGQDRVSFDMLKTVEGFVRGYEVQECPLSLWERAILDGYAVFRKVRKNGGGVVVGDRANRTIEYKPLAKGDADEPSGIH; encoded by the coding sequence ATGAGTGAGAATTCAGATAGCGGGACGTTCCTTCTGGCCGATTACATCCAAAAAATTGCAGCCACAGACGGTATGAAGTCAGACATCAGACCGGTCCTGTTCGGTCTTTTTGGCGAGGTCGGTGGAATAATGGCGACCGCAAAGAAGCATCATCGTGAGGGTAACGCTTATTACGGATATCAATTAGCGGTCGAGGAGGAGTTTGGCGATACTTTGTGGTATCTCGCAGCTGTATGCCGCCGCGTCGAAATCAATCTCGAGGAAATCTTCGCTGAGGTAATTTCTGGCACTGGATACACTTCGGTCATCGCTGCAAGCGATCTCACAACGGGTTCGATATCGCGGATAATTTCGCCAAAAGTCGTGCGGGCTATTGATGATGCCCTACTTTCTTTGGGTCAAGCTGCGGCAAATCTATTGGTGATCGGAGAAGAGGCGAACGATCCAAAACCACTACTTGTGGATTTTGTTGACCACTACCTTAAAGCGCTGGAGGTGGCTCAGCTCTCTTTTGCGCAAATCGCGAGATCAAACCTTAAGAAAACAGTTGGCCGTTTTGTAGCACCAAACTCAGCCCATCTACCTATGTTCGACAGCGGTTTTCTTGAAGAGGAGCAGCTACCCGAGAAATTTGAGATAGAAATCCGGGAGCGCGCCACCGGTAGAAGCTATCTTCGATGGAACAACGTGTTTATCGGGGACCCTCTCACGGACAATATCGGCGATCCAGACGGTTATCGTTTCCATGACGTTTTTCATTTTGCGCATGCGGCAATCCTGCACTGGTCGCCTGTTATGCGTGCATTGATTAAGCAGAAGCGAAAAAGCGTGCCCGACTTTGATGAAGCACAAGATAGTGGGCGTGCAATCGTAGTCGAGGAAGGTTTGACTGCGTGGATATTTTCCCGTGCGAAGGATCTAGAGTTTTTCGAAGGACAAGATCGCGTATCGTTCGATATGCTTAAAACAGTCGAAGGCTTTGTAAGGGGCTACGAAGTTCAAGAATGCCCTCTCAGCCTTTGGGAGCGAGCAATTTTGGATGGATATGCGGTGTTCCGCAAAGTCCGCAAAAATGGAGGTGGTGTGGTTGTCGGGGATCGTGCGAATCGCACGATCGAGTATAAGCCCCTCGCTAAGGGGGATGCCGATGAGCCGAGTGGAATTCATTAA
- a CDS encoding type II toxin-antitoxin system CcdA family antitoxin produces MINQFIDERRVPRKRTSMTIRPDYLQRAKELGINTSAAAEQGVGDAIHKAETAKWIEENREAIETTNDWVAANELPLAGKRLF; encoded by the coding sequence ATGATCAATCAGTTTATCGATGAGCGCCGGGTTCCGCGCAAGCGCACCAGCATGACGATCCGTCCGGATTACCTGCAAAGAGCGAAGGAGCTGGGAATCAATACGTCGGCAGCGGCCGAACAAGGCGTTGGCGACGCCATTCATAAGGCCGAAACTGCCAAGTGGATCGAGGAGAACAGGGAAGCCATTGAAACGACAAATGATTGGGTCGCAGCAAACGAGCTTCCGCTTGCAGGGAAGCGCCTGTTTTAG
- a CDS encoding CcdB family protein — protein sequence MSRFDVFRMKDGGTLVVACQAGILDDLNTRVVIPLLPQSEAPKPARNLNPVFDFEGGRFVLMTQLLSAVKMRELGKKAGSLESEERAIINALDFLLTGV from the coding sequence GTGTCCCGGTTCGATGTCTTCCGCATGAAGGATGGCGGAACTCTGGTGGTCGCCTGTCAGGCGGGCATCCTAGATGATCTCAACACAAGGGTCGTCATCCCTCTGCTCCCGCAATCCGAAGCACCCAAGCCCGCGCGCAACCTGAACCCCGTATTTGATTTTGAGGGTGGCCGGTTTGTGTTGATGACGCAGCTTCTATCGGCGGTCAAAATGCGTGAATTGGGGAAGAAAGCAGGTTCTCTCGAGAGTGAAGAGCGGGCGATTATCAACGCACTGGATTTCCTGCTGACCGGGGTGTGA
- the lepA gene encoding translation elongation factor 4, protein MTDLSKIRNFSIIAHIDHGKSTLADRLIQHCGGLTEREMSEQVLDNMDIEKERGITIKAQTVRLDYTARDGETYELNLMDTPGHVDFAYEVSRSLAACEGALLVVDAAQGVEAQTLANVYQSIEHDHEIVPVINKIDLPAAEPERVAEEIEEIVGIEATGAWEEGGAVLTSAKSGIGIEETLEALVKRIPPPTGDRDAPLKAMLVDSWYDPYLGVVILVRVMDGVITKGLNVKFMQGGTQHLIDRVGCFTPKRTDLPELGPGEIGFITAQIKEVEQARVGDTITTVKGGAEKALAGYKEVQPVVFCGLFPVDAADFEKLRESIGKLRLNDASFSYEMESSAALGFGFRAGFLGLLHLEIIQERLSREYDLDLITTAPSVVYRVHLAHTKTEDAKVVDIHNPADWPDVNRIETVEEPWIKAVIYTPDEYLGAILKLCQDRRGIRTDLTYVGGRAQVSYELPLNEVVFDFYDRLKSISRGYASFDYEQIGLREGDLVKMNILVNNEPVDALSLIVHRSVAEERGRGMCERLKDLIPRHLFKIPIQAAIGGKIIARETIAALRKDVTAKCYGGDITRKKKLLEKQKKGKARMREYGNVSIPQEAFIAALRMGEE, encoded by the coding sequence ATGACTGACCTTTCCAAGATCCGCAATTTTTCCATCATCGCGCATATCGACCATGGCAAATCCACGCTGGCCGACCGGCTGATCCAGCACTGCGGCGGCCTGACCGAGCGCGAGATGTCCGAGCAAGTGCTTGATAACATGGACATCGAGAAGGAGCGCGGCATCACCATCAAGGCGCAGACCGTGCGCCTCGACTACACCGCCCGCGATGGCGAGACCTACGAACTCAACCTCATGGACACGCCCGGCCATGTCGACTTCGCCTATGAAGTCTCCCGCTCCCTCGCCGCCTGCGAAGGCGCGCTGCTGGTGGTGGACGCAGCCCAGGGCGTCGAGGCGCAGACTCTCGCCAATGTCTACCAGTCGATCGAGCACGATCACGAGATCGTCCCCGTCATCAACAAGATCGACCTCCCCGCCGCCGAACCCGAGCGCGTGGCGGAGGAAATCGAGGAAATCGTCGGCATCGAGGCCACCGGGGCGTGGGAGGAAGGCGGCGCCGTCCTCACATCGGCCAAGTCCGGCATCGGCATCGAGGAAACGCTCGAGGCCCTGGTCAAGCGCATCCCGCCCCCCACGGGCGACCGCGACGCCCCGCTGAAAGCCATGCTCGTCGACTCATGGTACGACCCCTATCTCGGCGTCGTCATCCTGGTGCGCGTGATGGACGGGGTCATCACCAAGGGGCTGAACGTCAAGTTCATGCAGGGCGGCACGCAGCATTTGATCGACCGCGTCGGCTGCTTCACCCCCAAGCGCACCGATTTGCCCGAACTCGGCCCCGGCGAAATCGGCTTCATCACCGCGCAGATCAAGGAAGTCGAACAGGCCCGCGTCGGCGACACCATCACCACGGTGAAGGGCGGGGCGGAAAAGGCGCTCGCCGGCTATAAGGAAGTCCAGCCCGTGGTCTTCTGCGGCCTCTTCCCGGTCGACGCCGCCGATTTCGAAAAGCTGCGCGAAAGCATCGGCAAGCTGCGCCTCAACGATGCCAGCTTCAGCTACGAAATGGAAAGCAGCGCCGCGCTGGGCTTCGGCTTCCGCGCCGGTTTCCTCGGCCTGCTGCACCTGGAAATCATCCAGGAACGCCTCAGCCGCGAATACGATCTCGACCTCATCACCACGGCACCTTCCGTGGTCTACCGCGTCCACCTCGCCCACACCAAGACCGAGGACGCCAAGGTCGTCGACATCCACAACCCCGCCGACTGGCCCGACGTCAACCGGATCGAGACGGTGGAGGAACCGTGGATCAAGGCGGTGATCTACACGCCCGACGAATATCTCGGCGCGATCCTCAAGCTGTGCCAGGACCGCCGCGGCATCCGGACCGACCTCACTTACGTGGGCGGACGCGCGCAGGTGAGCTACGAGCTGCCGCTGAACGAGGTGGTGTTCGACTTTTACGACCGCCTCAAATCGATCAGCCGCGGCTATGCCAGCTTCGATTACGAGCAGATCGGCCTGCGCGAAGGCGACCTCGTGAAGATGAACATCCTGGTCAATAACGAGCCGGTCGACGCGCTATCACTGATCGTCCACCGCTCCGTGGCGGAAGAGCGCGGCCGCGGCATGTGCGAGCGGCTGAAAGATCTCATCCCGCGCCATCTGTTCAAGATCCCGATCCAGGCCGCGATCGGCGGCAAGATCATCGCCCGCGAAACCATCGCCGCCCTGCGCAAGGACGTGACGGCAAAGTGCTATGGCGGCGACATCACGCGTAAGAAAAAGCTGCTGGAGAAGCAGAAGAAGGGCAAGGCGCGGATGCGCGAGTATGGCAATGTGAGCATCCCGCAGGAAGCCTTCATCGCCGCGCTGCGGATGGGGGAGGAGTAG
- a CDS encoding EAL domain-containing protein, with protein MAGFFSRSARAIAEDEETSGNTPLRPIDASDAARRVELLDSFEAAGLGWFWATDAKGRLIYLSENAAHALGWTDGEAIGKPLGELFIPEQADDPDRAERPLAFLLSARNSISQLNVRLAVEDQEVWWEIAGKPQFDSKQRFTGYRGSAKDITVARENQKDAERLAQYDSLTDLANRHRMTKRLTSTLRAFRNSKRSCALMMLDLDRFKHVNDTLGHPAGDELLKQVAARLGRIIGDKGEIGRIGGDEFLIMLPDIDDRGTLGELGQRLIQMISQPYSVNGTRAIIGTSVGVAIAPYDGLDTEELVKAADLALYAAKGGGRGQYRFYSSDLKDGAKHRRQIEEDLRDAVENEQFSMHFQPLVCTKTHMVKCCEALMRWDHPDRGMISPGEFVPVAEEIGIIKKMGEWALNEVCRQAKAWPLDLRVAVNVSAVQFAHDDFPQVVRSALSQSGLEPERLELEITESVFLGDTGRAQRIFSELKAIGVKLALDDFGTGYSSLSYLRKAPFDKIKIDQSFVRGATEDGNNNAAIMSAIVSLADALNMETVAEGVETKDELNLVTERGATLVQGYIFSRPMPNDEFLESLEQKKLKYEPRGPAKYRADRKTVFRRIALIHDDSRYRVVMRNLSKTGAMIEGLLDVPRDTEVVLDLGGGQLVVATVRRSRGTTQGVEFETALISDGADGLCTRHRVSPYQIEAAGRPLAALPHDPYALIMSERVNAGTRKKFMEVEVGNPKPGTGY; from the coding sequence ATGGCAGGATTCTTCTCGCGATCTGCGCGGGCAATTGCCGAAGATGAAGAGACTTCGGGTAATACACCGCTGCGTCCTATCGATGCGTCCGACGCGGCCCGTCGAGTTGAGTTGCTTGACAGTTTCGAGGCTGCCGGGCTGGGCTGGTTCTGGGCGACCGACGCCAAAGGCCGCCTTATTTACCTATCCGAAAACGCCGCGCATGCGCTGGGCTGGACCGACGGGGAGGCTATCGGAAAGCCGCTCGGCGAGCTTTTCATTCCCGAGCAGGCAGACGATCCAGACAGGGCAGAGCGCCCGCTTGCCTTCCTGCTGAGCGCCCGTAACTCCATCAGTCAACTCAACGTACGTCTCGCAGTTGAAGATCAGGAAGTCTGGTGGGAAATCGCGGGTAAGCCGCAGTTCGACAGCAAGCAGCGCTTTACTGGATATCGCGGCAGCGCAAAGGATATCACGGTCGCCCGCGAAAACCAGAAGGATGCGGAACGGTTGGCGCAGTACGATTCGCTGACCGATCTTGCCAATCGCCACCGCATGACCAAGCGGTTGACGTCCACGCTCAGGGCCTTTCGCAATTCCAAGCGCAGCTGTGCGCTGATGATGCTCGATCTGGACCGGTTCAAGCATGTCAACGACACGTTGGGCCATCCTGCCGGCGACGAACTGCTCAAGCAGGTGGCGGCGCGTCTTGGCCGGATCATTGGCGACAAGGGCGAAATCGGGCGGATCGGTGGCGACGAATTCCTGATCATGCTTCCCGACATCGACGATCGCGGCACATTGGGTGAATTGGGACAACGCCTGATCCAGATGATTTCGCAGCCCTATTCGGTGAACGGGACACGAGCTATCATTGGTACGTCGGTGGGAGTCGCCATCGCGCCCTATGACGGACTGGATACCGAAGAGCTGGTCAAGGCTGCAGACCTAGCGCTGTATGCGGCCAAGGGTGGCGGCCGGGGCCAGTACCGATTTTATTCGAGCGATCTCAAAGACGGAGCCAAGCATCGTCGCCAGATCGAAGAAGACTTGCGCGATGCGGTTGAAAATGAACAGTTCTCGATGCATTTTCAACCTCTTGTCTGCACCAAGACGCATATGGTCAAATGTTGTGAAGCGCTTATGCGCTGGGATCATCCCGACCGCGGCATGATTTCTCCGGGCGAATTCGTTCCGGTTGCCGAAGAAATCGGCATTATCAAGAAAATGGGCGAATGGGCTCTCAACGAGGTCTGTCGACAGGCCAAGGCATGGCCGTTGGACTTACGCGTTGCGGTCAACGTTTCCGCCGTGCAGTTCGCCCATGACGATTTTCCGCAGGTGGTCAGGAGTGCGCTCTCCCAAAGCGGTCTCGAACCGGAACGCCTCGAGCTCGAAATTACCGAAAGCGTCTTTCTTGGCGATACGGGCCGTGCCCAGCGTATCTTCAGTGAGCTGAAGGCAATCGGCGTCAAGCTTGCGCTGGACGATTTCGGAACGGGCTACAGTTCTTTGAGCTACTTGCGGAAAGCGCCTTTCGACAAGATCAAGATCGACCAGAGCTTTGTTCGCGGTGCTACCGAGGATGGTAACAACAACGCGGCCATTATGAGCGCTATAGTAAGCCTAGCCGATGCGCTAAATATGGAAACTGTCGCCGAAGGCGTCGAGACGAAAGATGAACTGAATCTGGTTACCGAACGGGGTGCTACCCTGGTTCAGGGCTATATTTTCTCCCGTCCAATGCCGAATGACGAATTCCTGGAAAGCCTCGAGCAGAAGAAGCTGAAATACGAACCGCGCGGACCGGCGAAATATCGCGCGGACCGCAAGACCGTGTTCCGCCGTATCGCTCTTATTCACGACGACAGTCGCTACAGGGTAGTAATGCGTAATCTTTCAAAAACCGGCGCCATGATCGAAGGCTTGCTCGATGTCCCACGGGATACTGAAGTCGTACTTGATCTTGGCGGTGGTCAGCTCGTAGTTGCAACGGTGCGTCGTTCAAGAGGGACGACCCAAGGCGTGGAATTCGAAACGGCGTTGATCAGCGATGGTGCGGACGGTCTATGCACACGTCACCGGGTCTCCCCCTATCAGATCGAGGCCGCGGGACGTCCACTCGCGGCTCTTCCGCACGATCCCTATGCGCTGATAATGTCTGAACGCGTGAATGCGGGGACGCGAAAGAAATTTATGGAGGTCGAGGTCGGAAATCCCAAGCCGGGCACGGGCTACTGA
- a CDS encoding PHA/PHB synthase family protein: protein MARLEDEAAQHTSALGPLVGLTREDIFGAIAVMLRETASDPQRLMKHSQTMGEDMIKIMTGQSDLAPHPKDKRFQDPAWQYNPFMRAGMQYYLAVQKGAAHWLEDLELDELEKDRARFISNIVIDGLAPTNTLIGNPSAQKMAITSGGLSLIKGLKNAYDDMVNNKGMVSQVDKKPFKLGENIATSKGSVVLRTEMMELIQYGPTTDEVYEIPQLTIPPQINKMYINDLSPEKSVVKYQLDNGIQTFVISWKNPSKEQGVWDMADYVRSCREAMEAVSKITGSKKVNVSAGCSGGQTASMLASKMASDEDDLLGALTLMVCVLHPKQNDIEAGSLVSENGLALAKRRAAKKGVIKGDDLARGFAWLRPNDLIWNYVINNYLLGQDPPAFDVLFWNADATNLSASLMGDFLTIFETLAFTKKGEVEMVDHKIDLSKVTSDLFILGGVTDHITPWKATYRSTRLFGSKDVTYVLSHSGHMQAILNPPGNPKAKYYVHKDGNNTLPKTADEWLKGAEEVAGSWWPYWMGWLQARAGEKKKAPAKLGNKNYTPLDPAPGLYVMEPC from the coding sequence ATGGCCAGACTCGAAGACGAAGCTGCACAACACACCAGCGCCCTCGGCCCCCTGGTGGGGTTGACGCGAGAGGATATCTTCGGCGCTATCGCGGTCATGTTGCGCGAAACGGCTTCCGACCCGCAACGCCTCATGAAGCACAGCCAGACAATGGGCGAGGACATGATCAAGATCATGACCGGCCAGAGCGATCTGGCGCCTCACCCCAAGGATAAGCGTTTCCAGGACCCGGCCTGGCAATACAACCCCTTCATGCGTGCGGGCATGCAGTACTATCTGGCCGTCCAGAAAGGAGCGGCACACTGGCTGGAAGACCTCGAGCTGGACGAGCTCGAGAAGGACCGGGCGCGCTTCATCTCGAACATCGTCATTGACGGGCTGGCCCCCACAAACACGTTGATCGGCAATCCCAGCGCGCAGAAGATGGCGATCACCAGTGGCGGTTTGAGCCTGATCAAGGGCCTCAAGAACGCCTATGACGATATGGTCAACAATAAGGGCATGGTCAGCCAGGTTGACAAGAAGCCCTTCAAACTGGGCGAGAATATCGCGACTTCGAAAGGCTCGGTGGTCCTGCGCACCGAGATGATGGAACTGATCCAATACGGCCCGACCACCGACGAAGTCTACGAGATCCCGCAACTGACCATCCCGCCGCAGATCAACAAGATGTACATCAACGACCTCTCGCCCGAGAAGTCGGTGGTAAAGTACCAGCTCGATAACGGCATCCAGACTTTCGTCATCAGCTGGAAGAATCCGAGCAAGGAACAGGGCGTGTGGGACATGGCCGATTATGTCCGTTCCTGTCGCGAGGCGATGGAAGCGGTGAGCAAGATCACCGGCAGCAAGAAGGTCAATGTATCGGCCGGTTGTTCGGGCGGTCAGACCGCCTCGATGCTGGCGAGCAAGATGGCGTCGGACGAGGACGATCTGCTCGGCGCGCTGACGCTGATGGTCTGCGTGCTTCATCCCAAGCAGAATGATATCGAGGCGGGCTCGCTGGTAAGCGAAAACGGTCTGGCGCTGGCCAAGCGCCGCGCGGCGAAAAAGGGCGTCATCAAGGGCGACGACCTCGCGCGCGGTTTCGCCTGGCTGCGGCCGAACGATCTCATCTGGAACTACGTCATCAACAATTACCTGCTCGGCCAGGACCCGCCGGCTTTCGACGTGCTGTTCTGGAACGCGGATGCGACCAACCTTTCAGCCAGTCTGATGGGCGATTTTCTGACAATCTTCGAAACGCTTGCCTTTACCAAGAAGGGCGAGGTCGAGATGGTCGATCACAAGATCGATCTGTCCAAAGTGACCAGCGATCTTTTCATCCTCGGCGGGGTGACCGACCATATCACGCCGTGGAAGGCCACCTACCGTTCGACCCGGTTGTTCGGATCGAAAGATGTAACCTATGTCCTCTCGCATTCGGGCCATATGCAAGCAATCCTCAACCCGCCAGGCAATCCGAAAGCAAAGTATTATGTCCACAAGGACGGTAATAACACGCTGCCGAAAACGGCCGACGAATGGCTGAAGGGTGCTGAGGAAGTTGCCGGGAGCTGGTGGCCCTACTGGATGGGATGGCTCCAGGCGCGAGCCGGCGAAAAGAAGAAAGCCCCCGCAAAGTTGGGGAACAAAAACTACACTCCGCTGGACCCGGCTCCCGGTCTCTACGTTATGGAACCTTGTTAA
- a CDS encoding alpha/beta fold hydrolase — MTASKDEPMTATIEMMEAGGRTLRVAHWRLGEASEHPPILFFNGIGANIEAVAPLAEMLAERPFVMFDMPGTGESPDPTLPYNPFTMSWTANLILDQLGLGEVDVMGVSWGGAMAQHFALQYPKRTRRLVLVATTAGMLMVPGNPAALTKMANPRRYIDPKFMNEHFQTLYGGIDPDGQAHQKDSHIGRLKPPSPRGYFYQLLAMIGWTSLPALPFMSKEVLVMMGDDDQIVPLINGRILASAIRNARLEVIEGGGHLFLLTHADESVARLRTFLDAPATEAELARAA; from the coding sequence GTGACGGCATCGAAAGACGAACCCATGACTGCAACCATCGAGATGATGGAGGCGGGCGGGCGGACGCTAAGGGTCGCGCACTGGCGGCTGGGCGAAGCATCCGAGCACCCACCGATCCTGTTCTTCAACGGCATCGGTGCAAATATCGAAGCGGTTGCCCCGCTTGCCGAAATGCTCGCCGAACGCCCCTTCGTGATGTTCGACATGCCGGGCACGGGCGAAAGCCCCGATCCAACCCTGCCCTACAACCCCTTCACCATGAGCTGGACCGCAAATCTGATCCTCGACCAGTTGGGACTCGGCGAAGTCGATGTGATGGGCGTGTCCTGGGGCGGTGCGATGGCGCAGCATTTTGCCCTGCAGTATCCAAAGCGAACCCGCCGACTGGTGTTGGTGGCAACGACGGCAGGCATGCTGATGGTGCCGGGGAACCCGGCCGCCCTTACCAAGATGGCGAACCCGCGCCGCTATATCGATCCCAAGTTCATGAACGAACATTTCCAGACACTTTACGGCGGAATCGATCCCGACGGGCAGGCGCATCAGAAAGATAGCCATATCGGGCGCCTCAAACCGCCGTCCCCACGCGGATATTTCTATCAGTTGCTCGCCATGATCGGCTGGACCAGCCTTCCCGCCCTTCCCTTCATGAGCAAGGAGGTGCTCGTCATGATGGGTGACGACGATCAGATCGTTCCCCTCATCAACGGACGAATTCTCGCCTCGGCCATTCGCAACGCTCGGCTCGAAGTGATCGAGGGTGGCGGGCATTTGTTCCTGCTGACCCATGCGGATGAAAGCGTCGCCAGATTACGGACCTTCCTCGATGCCCCGGCCACCGAAGCGGAGCTTGCCCGGGCCGCCTGA
- a CDS encoding TonB-dependent receptor, producing MSFKANPYRSGLLAGSTGLAILVATPAMGQENTPAEGINVIVVTAEKREKDLQDVPIAITAMSGETLTANGISNVEDLQFFVPGLTVTNDSMAIINIRGIGTSAFGVATDPSTTVHYDGVYISRPTTSYQDMFDVERVEVLRGPQGVLFGRNSAGGTLNIISKMPTDELTGTIGVTLGNLGKRNFSGTISGAVADGARARLTLVKNDRNGVYRDVNFDRRYQDENNLAGRFTLAVDATDRLEIVLRADASRDRETGYPAIRETYPASLVAAGATVPSRPNEIALDAVPRYDIDAWGVSSTIRYDAGPVELKSITAFRSSDVDQTLDVDATDIFLRNIEFSESSKSFTQEFQILSTTPSRLTWILGAFYLREDGEDEIQILEPNRALAIPESNTTNAFALFGQASYEFTDSLRFTTGLRYSYEKKDFGYRIFSNKEEVDSGSPTASWSAWTPKFGVELDLSEDILAYASATRGFKSGGFQLGDAKPFLPEYLWSYEVGLKTTLFDRRLQANFSSFYYDYSNLQVVQYINGVASTTNAGRATIKGVEAEFQAKPTRNLSLTSTISWLDARYDVYFDDQVSLEGNRLPNAPKWNATFGAEYRAPLGSAGFLTLRGDVARRGTAYFKPSNDPRYASSPTTLVNGRISWEPSGGQWEVALYGRNLTDERYATYKTFGTDASGVSNPDLPLTVYGEPRQYGVQLRRFF from the coding sequence ATGAGTTTTAAGGCGAACCCCTATCGCAGCGGTCTGCTGGCAGGTTCTACCGGCCTTGCAATACTGGTTGCAACTCCAGCTATGGGGCAGGAGAACACGCCGGCGGAAGGCATTAACGTGATTGTCGTGACCGCTGAGAAAAGGGAGAAGGATCTCCAAGACGTTCCAATAGCAATCACTGCGATGAGTGGTGAAACGCTGACCGCGAACGGGATTTCGAACGTCGAAGATCTGCAATTTTTCGTGCCGGGGCTGACCGTTACAAACGACTCCATGGCCATTATAAACATTCGCGGTATCGGCACATCGGCGTTCGGAGTTGCTACCGACCCAAGTACAACGGTCCACTATGATGGCGTATACATTTCGCGTCCGACAACAAGTTATCAGGATATGTTCGATGTCGAGCGTGTCGAGGTTTTGCGCGGACCTCAGGGTGTGTTGTTCGGCCGCAACTCCGCCGGGGGGACGTTAAATATCATCTCCAAAATGCCCACTGATGAGCTTACCGGGACTATCGGTGTGACCCTTGGAAATTTGGGGAAGCGAAACTTCAGCGGAACTATTTCGGGGGCTGTCGCGGACGGTGCCAGAGCCCGCCTGACCTTAGTGAAGAACGATAGGAACGGGGTCTATCGCGACGTAAATTTCGATCGTCGCTATCAAGACGAAAACAATCTCGCGGGACGATTTACCCTGGCGGTCGACGCAACCGATCGGCTCGAAATCGTGCTTCGCGCGGACGCAAGCCGCGATCGTGAGACGGGCTATCCCGCCATTCGGGAAACCTATCCAGCCTCTCTTGTTGCTGCAGGTGCAACCGTTCCATCCCGGCCCAATGAGATAGCTCTGGATGCGGTCCCTCGCTACGATATCGACGCATGGGGGGTGTCTTCCACTATCCGATATGATGCAGGGCCTGTCGAATTGAAGTCCATTACTGCATTTCGATCCAGCGATGTTGACCAGACACTCGACGTGGATGCGACAGATATCTTTCTGCGAAATATCGAGTTTTCTGAATCATCGAAATCTTTCACTCAGGAATTCCAGATCTTAAGCACAACGCCTTCCCGTCTGACCTGGATATTGGGCGCCTTCTACCTCAGGGAAGATGGCGAGGACGAGATACAGATATTGGAGCCCAATCGCGCGCTGGCGATACCGGAATCGAACACGACCAATGCTTTCGCACTGTTTGGTCAAGCGAGCTATGAATTTACCGACAGCCTGCGTTTTACGACAGGTTTGCGATATAGCTATGAGAAGAAGGACTTTGGATATCGCATCTTCTCCAACAAGGAAGAGGTAGATAGCGGTTCGCCTACAGCGTCTTGGTCTGCGTGGACGCCAAAATTCGGTGTGGAACTGGATTTGAGCGAGGACATCCTAGCCTACGCCTCCGCAACTCGCGGATTCAAGTCGGGAGGCTTTCAATTAGGTGATGCGAAACCATTTCTTCCGGAATATCTTTGGAGCTACGAAGTAGGTTTGAAAACGACGCTGTTCGATCGGAGGCTTCAAGCCAATTTCTCGTCGTTCTACTATGATTATTCAAATCTGCAGGTTGTCCAGTACATTAATGGCGTCGCGAGTACGACCAATGCAGGCAGAGCAACGATCAAGGGTGTAGAGGCGGAATTTCAAGCGAAGCCCACCAGAAACCTCTCGCTCACCTCTACCATTTCCTGGCTCGATGCCCGCTATGATGTATACTTCGACGATCAAGTGAGTCTGGAAGGCAACCGTTTGCCGAATGCTCCGAAATGGAATGCGACATTTGGTGCTGAATATCGAGCGCCACTCGGTTCCGCCGGGTTTCTCACACTACGTGGCGACGTAGCGCGGCGAGGTACGGCCTATTTCAAGCCCAGCAATGATCCACGCTATGCAAGTTCACCAACGACGCTGGTGAATGGGCGGATATCTTGGGAGCCGTCAGGCGGGCAGTGGGAGGTTGCGCTCTACGGACGGAATCTGACCGACGAACGCTACGCCACTTACAAGACATTCGGCACCGATGCGTCGGGAGTCTCCAATCCCGACCTGCCGTTGACGGTTTATGGAGAACCACGCCAATATGGTGTTCAGCTCAGGCGCTTTTTCTGA